From the genome of Marinobacter antarcticus, one region includes:
- a CDS encoding DUF2897 family protein, whose amino-acid sequence MPVIGWVFLLAAVTLIVGGLVILRNSANSGHIPKDKMDKIRKRKAELEAQEKADDQW is encoded by the coding sequence ATGCCAGTAATAGGTTGGGTTTTTCTGCTCGCTGCCGTGACTCTGATCGTAGGAGGCCTTGTCATACTGCGGAACTCTGCAAACAGCGGGCATATCCCGAAGGACAAAATGGATAAAATCCGCAAGCGTAAAGCTGAACTCGAAGCGCAGGAAAAAGCAGATGATCAGTGGTAA
- the yghU gene encoding glutathione-dependent disulfide-bond oxidoreductase: MSDSSYTPPKVWKWESASGGAFSNINRPIAGPTHDKELPVGKHPLQLYSLATPNGVKATIMLEELLEQGISGAEYDAWLIRINEGEQFGSGFVDVNPNSKIPALLDCTQDPAVRVFESGSILLYLAEKFGQFLPSDIAGRTEALNWLFWQMGSAPFVGGGFGHFFTYAPEKYEYPINRYTMEVKRQLDVLDRQLADNRYIAGDEYTIADMAIWPWYGALVLNKVYDAAEFLEAHTYNHVQRWTKEIEKRPGVQRGRLVNRAWGEPEDQLHERHDASDFENKTQDKLAASLGHA; encoded by the coding sequence ATGAGCGATTCCAGCTACACCCCACCAAAGGTCTGGAAGTGGGAGTCTGCAAGCGGCGGCGCTTTTTCAAATATTAACCGCCCCATTGCAGGGCCGACTCACGACAAAGAACTGCCTGTAGGCAAGCATCCTTTGCAGCTGTACTCGCTGGCTACGCCAAACGGTGTGAAAGCCACGATTATGCTGGAAGAGTTGCTTGAGCAGGGCATCAGCGGTGCCGAGTACGACGCCTGGCTGATACGCATTAACGAGGGCGAGCAGTTCGGCAGCGGATTTGTGGACGTCAATCCGAACTCCAAGATTCCGGCGCTGCTGGACTGCACTCAGGATCCCGCTGTCCGGGTGTTTGAGTCAGGCTCCATTCTGCTTTATCTGGCAGAAAAGTTTGGCCAGTTTTTGCCCTCGGATATTGCCGGACGCACTGAGGCGCTTAACTGGTTGTTCTGGCAGATGGGCAGTGCGCCGTTTGTCGGCGGCGGCTTCGGGCATTTCTTTACCTATGCTCCCGAGAAGTACGAGTACCCCATCAATCGTTATACCATGGAGGTGAAGCGGCAACTGGACGTGCTGGATCGCCAGCTGGCGGACAACCGATATATTGCCGGTGACGAATACACCATCGCAGATATGGCGATCTGGCCTTGGTACGGCGCTCTGGTGCTCAACAAGGTTTATGATGCCGCAGAGTTTCTTGAGGCGCATACTTATAACCATGTGCAGCGCTGGACCAAAGAGATTGAAAAGCGACCGGGTGTTCAGCGCGGACGTTTAGTGAATCGTGCCTGGGGCGAGCCTGAAGATCAGCTTCATGAGCGCCATGATGCAAGCGATTTTGAAAATAAAACCCAGGACAAACTTGCCGCGAGCCTTGGGCACGCCTGA
- a CDS encoding (2Fe-2S)-binding protein, whose amino-acid sequence MINLTINGQQHELDVPDNMPLLWAIRDVVGMKGTKFGCGIAQCGACTVHLNGVAIRSCVTPVSAAKGEITTIEAMADDPVGQKVQQAWLDLGVAQCGYCQGGQIMNATALLKKTPAPQTQEIVDAMAGNLCRCGTYNRILAAIERAADTEEASS is encoded by the coding sequence ATGATTAACCTGACCATAAACGGACAACAGCACGAGCTGGACGTTCCCGATAACATGCCGCTGCTTTGGGCCATTCGGGATGTTGTCGGCATGAAAGGCACCAAGTTTGGATGCGGTATTGCTCAGTGCGGTGCCTGTACCGTTCACCTGAACGGGGTAGCGATACGGTCCTGTGTCACGCCGGTCTCCGCCGCCAAGGGCGAGATAACAACTATTGAGGCTATGGCCGACGATCCCGTTGGCCAGAAAGTCCAGCAGGCCTGGCTGGATTTGGGCGTGGCGCAATGCGGTTATTGCCAGGGTGGCCAAATCATGAACGCCACGGCTCTGCTGAAGAAAACGCCGGCACCACAAACCCAGGAAATTGTCGACGCCATGGCAGGCAATCTGTGTCGGTGTGGAACCTACAATCGCATCCTGGCGGCCATTGAACGGGCTGCGGACACAGAGGAGGCCAGCTCATGA
- a CDS encoding xanthine dehydrogenase family protein molybdopterin-binding subunit encodes MSQPDDKLLLANVSRRGLLKGLAGGSALLLAARWDLALANEQAQFGAGAMPGGWIDNPNVFIHIDSDGLVTIVNNRAEMGQGIRTSLVMVAADELGADWNQVQVQQAEGDQDKYGNQNTDGSRSMRHWYEPMRRAAAAARLMLEQAAANQWNVPVHEVRAGIHKVVHPATGRELGFGDLAEAARELDVPGRHDLVLKSDSELRFIGKESGLINGELKSAHPKAIDGEDIVSGKAIFGADVDLDNTLYAVVARPPVYGAKVKNVDDRDALKVAGVKKVIRIEGTGQPAAFNPLGGIAVVATNTWAAMEGRRALKIEWDNAPAGDNADYTSDAYRESLEKAAQSPGKVIRQSGDVEAALQKAKKRVSATYYMPHMAQAPMEPPVAVVMIKDGKAEAWAPVQHPRAAREGIAGMLGIDLENVTLHQTLLGGGFGRKSKPDFVIEAARLAKEFEGQPIKLQWSREDDISHTYFHTVSVDHLEAGLDGEGKATSWRHRTLSPSITSLFAPDPKHIAEFEQGMGFNTMPFNISAIRLENPPAPAHVRIGWFRSVYNLPHAWAIQSFAHEMAVAAGKDHRDYVLDLLGPDRKIHNLTVGDGWNYGEDPDKYPIDVGRMRRVIERATEEAGWGRKTGKGRGLGLAFHHSFVSYTAIVFDVEVDDEGKLTIHRADIAFDCGPQANPERIRSQMEGSCVMGIGVALQSEVTFKNGVAQQDNFDSYLIPRMPDAPKVVRVHLIDNPDDAMGGVGEPGLPPVAPALCNAIYAATGKRIRRLPVGNQLS; translated from the coding sequence ATGAGCCAGCCAGACGATAAATTGTTACTCGCCAATGTCAGCCGTCGCGGTCTTTTGAAAGGATTGGCAGGGGGCTCTGCGCTGCTCTTGGCAGCCCGCTGGGATCTGGCGCTGGCCAATGAGCAGGCCCAGTTTGGCGCCGGCGCTATGCCCGGTGGCTGGATTGATAACCCGAATGTGTTTATTCATATCGATTCGGACGGCCTGGTCACCATCGTCAACAACCGTGCCGAGATGGGGCAGGGTATCCGTACCAGTCTGGTTATGGTGGCTGCCGACGAACTGGGCGCGGATTGGAATCAGGTTCAGGTGCAACAGGCGGAGGGAGACCAGGATAAGTACGGCAACCAGAATACCGATGGCTCCCGCAGCATGCGTCACTGGTATGAGCCCATGCGCCGGGCTGCGGCCGCGGCCAGACTGATGCTTGAGCAGGCCGCGGCCAACCAGTGGAATGTACCGGTGCATGAGGTGCGGGCCGGGATCCACAAAGTAGTGCATCCAGCCACAGGCCGGGAACTCGGCTTCGGCGACCTCGCAGAAGCAGCGAGAGAGCTGGATGTTCCCGGTCGGCATGACTTGGTTCTGAAATCCGACAGTGAGCTGCGCTTTATTGGCAAGGAATCCGGGCTGATTAACGGTGAATTGAAATCCGCCCACCCCAAGGCCATTGATGGTGAAGATATTGTCTCCGGAAAGGCGATTTTCGGTGCCGATGTCGACCTGGATAATACGCTTTACGCGGTCGTGGCTCGCCCGCCAGTTTACGGTGCCAAAGTAAAAAACGTCGATGACAGAGATGCACTGAAAGTTGCCGGTGTCAAAAAAGTGATCCGCATTGAAGGCACTGGTCAGCCCGCGGCATTCAATCCGTTGGGTGGTATTGCCGTGGTGGCTACCAATACCTGGGCCGCCATGGAAGGCCGCAGGGCCCTGAAGATCGAGTGGGACAATGCTCCGGCCGGGGATAATGCCGACTACACCTCCGATGCTTACCGGGAGTCTCTGGAAAAGGCGGCACAATCCCCCGGCAAAGTTATCCGCCAATCCGGCGATGTCGAGGCCGCCCTGCAAAAGGCTAAAAAGCGTGTGTCAGCAACTTACTATATGCCCCACATGGCACAGGCCCCAATGGAGCCCCCAGTGGCAGTGGTGATGATCAAGGACGGTAAGGCCGAGGCCTGGGCTCCGGTTCAACATCCAAGGGCGGCCCGGGAAGGTATCGCGGGGATGCTGGGCATAGATCTGGAAAATGTAACCCTTCATCAGACACTGCTCGGTGGCGGCTTCGGCCGCAAGTCGAAACCGGATTTCGTGATCGAGGCGGCTCGACTTGCGAAGGAGTTTGAGGGGCAGCCCATCAAACTGCAGTGGTCCCGCGAGGATGATATCAGCCATACCTACTTCCATACGGTCTCCGTAGATCATCTGGAAGCGGGTCTGGACGGGGAGGGCAAGGCGACCAGCTGGCGCCACCGGACCCTGTCTCCCAGCATCACCTCGCTCTTTGCCCCGGATCCCAAGCATATAGCGGAATTCGAGCAGGGCATGGGCTTCAACACCATGCCATTCAATATTTCCGCTATCCGGTTGGAAAACCCACCCGCGCCGGCTCATGTGCGTATTGGCTGGTTTCGCTCGGTGTACAATCTGCCACACGCCTGGGCCATCCAGAGTTTTGCGCATGAAATGGCCGTGGCAGCCGGCAAGGACCACCGGGACTATGTTCTGGACCTGCTTGGGCCAGACCGGAAAATTCACAACCTGACCGTCGGTGATGGCTGGAACTACGGTGAGGACCCGGACAAGTACCCGATAGACGTGGGCCGGATGCGCCGGGTAATTGAACGCGCCACTGAAGAGGCGGGCTGGGGTCGCAAGACCGGGAAGGGGCGTGGCCTGGGCCTGGCTTTCCATCACAGTTTTGTCTCCTACACGGCTATTGTTTTTGACGTGGAAGTGGACGATGAGGGTAAATTGACCATTCATCGGGCGGACATTGCCTTCGACTGCGGGCCCCAGGCCAATCCGGAACGAATCCGGTCGCAGATGGAGGGTTCCTGCGTGATGGGCATTGGTGTCGCCCTGCAAAGCGAGGTGACGTTCAAGAATGGCGTTGCCCAGCAGGACAACTTTGACAGCTACCTGATTCCACGAATGCCGGACGCACCGAAAGTGGTCAGGGTGCACCTGATCGACAATCCCGACGACGCCATGGGCGGTGTGGGCGAACCTGGCTTGCCGCCGGTGGCGCCCGCACTGTGCAATGCGATCTATGCGGCCACCGGAAAACGCATCCGGCGTCTTCCTGTCGGCAACCAGCTGAGCTAA
- a CDS encoding XdhC family protein, translating into MQSLDYRVVEQAIEWLANDRTVWLCTVLSTFGSSPREPGSLMVANSSGDHLGSLSGGCVEEDFLERLAAGEYELPAVIVRYGAPGDGPESARIRLPCGGILEVLVERMLAKRESLAHLELVRDALSGEKELARHVRLTDGSHWVEEAEPTGPRVAREEAEELVSIRVGPIAKLILAGYSTVAEACASFAISLGYRVVLCDPREEVTRGLNLPEGVEFIPQLPSLYIASPGACNPSTSVVAVTHDPRIDDLAMMAAVKTSVSYIGVMGSIRTSQTRTERLRRTGGLSEAEIERIHMPIGLNLGSKTPSEIALAIMADIVRVRRGRSLSDLSRSKI; encoded by the coding sequence ATGCAAAGCCTGGATTATCGGGTGGTTGAACAAGCCATCGAATGGCTGGCGAATGACAGGACAGTCTGGCTGTGTACGGTGTTGTCCACCTTCGGTTCATCGCCCAGGGAGCCTGGCTCCTTGATGGTTGCCAATTCGAGTGGGGATCATCTGGGGTCACTCTCGGGCGGCTGTGTTGAAGAGGACTTCCTGGAGCGTCTGGCTGCCGGCGAGTATGAGCTACCTGCCGTCATCGTGCGCTATGGCGCACCGGGTGACGGCCCAGAGAGCGCCCGTATTCGCCTGCCTTGCGGCGGAATTCTGGAAGTGTTGGTGGAGCGAATGCTCGCCAAGCGTGAGAGCCTGGCCCATCTTGAGCTAGTCAGGGATGCCTTGTCGGGTGAGAAGGAGCTCGCCCGGCATGTCAGGTTGACGGATGGCAGCCACTGGGTGGAGGAGGCTGAGCCAACTGGGCCGCGAGTGGCACGAGAAGAGGCTGAGGAGCTTGTCAGCATTCGTGTTGGCCCCATCGCCAAGCTGATCCTGGCAGGGTATTCAACCGTTGCCGAGGCCTGTGCGAGTTTCGCTATCAGTCTGGGGTACCGGGTGGTGCTCTGCGATCCAAGGGAAGAAGTCACCCGGGGGCTTAATCTGCCCGAGGGTGTCGAGTTCATCCCTCAGCTTCCTTCGTTGTACATTGCGTCACCGGGCGCCTGCAACCCATCCACCTCAGTGGTTGCGGTCACCCACGATCCCCGCATTGACGATCTGGCCATGATGGCAGCCGTCAAAACCTCTGTCAGCTATATCGGTGTCATGGGTTCTATTCGTACCTCTCAAACCCGCACTGAGCGCCTTCGTCGCACCGGTGGGCTCAGCGAGGCGGAAATCGAACGGATTCATATGCCAATCGGTCTCAACCTTGGAAGCAAGACTCCGTCCGAAATTGCACTGGCTATCATGGCGGACATCGTTCGCGTAAGGCGAGGGCGAAGTCTTTCTGATCTATCAAGGAGCAAAATTTGA
- the ggt gene encoding gamma-glutamyltransferase: MDRDVHQQTWKTRLTGRSGGLCAPILAVCLATLATPVFSQAILEGERFHPASARHGMVATSHTLATEVALKVLQDGGNAVDAAVTAGFALAVTQPRSGNIGGGGFMLISKGDGSEPEAIDYREKAPSAATETMYQDESGEVVQNRSRFTHLAAGVPGTVAGLAMALERHGTLSLKQALVPAIRLAREGFVVPQRFSEGLEQARERLQRWPATLETFYKEDGSAWQAGERFRQPELANTLQRIADKGVKGFYQGETAQLMVEEMERHGGLITRQDLEDYQPVVRAPVHGNYRGYDIYSMSPPSSGGTHIVQILNILEGFPIQELGHNSADTIHYMAEAMKLAYADRAEYLGDTDYVDVPLKGLTSKSYAEELRQGIKQDKARPADEIHPGQPAGYESPETTHFSVVDQWGNAVSNTYTINFSYGSGITVQGAGFLLNNEMDDFSAKPGIPNAYGLIGGEANKVEPGKRMLSSMSPTIVRKGERNFLVTGSPGGSRIITTTLQVIMNVIDHGMNIQTAVSAPRIHHQWLPDEIRIEQGISADTVHLLESRGHKVVTNSAMGAIQSIMIGEDGTLYGGADPRRSTSSAMGY; encoded by the coding sequence ATGGATAGAGACGTGCACCAGCAAACATGGAAAACCCGGCTCACTGGACGCTCAGGCGGCTTATGCGCGCCCATCCTGGCCGTGTGCCTTGCGACTCTGGCAACGCCGGTTTTCAGCCAGGCCATTCTTGAGGGCGAGCGGTTTCATCCCGCCAGCGCCCGCCACGGCATGGTGGCAACCAGCCACACTCTGGCGACAGAGGTTGCGCTGAAAGTGCTGCAGGACGGTGGAAATGCAGTGGATGCGGCGGTTACCGCCGGGTTCGCGCTGGCCGTCACCCAGCCGAGATCCGGAAATATCGGCGGCGGTGGTTTTATGCTGATATCAAAAGGCGATGGCTCCGAGCCCGAAGCCATCGATTACCGGGAAAAAGCACCATCGGCAGCAACTGAAACCATGTATCAGGATGAATCCGGCGAAGTGGTGCAGAACCGTAGCCGGTTTACCCACCTGGCCGCAGGCGTTCCCGGCACTGTCGCCGGCCTTGCCATGGCACTGGAGCGCCACGGTACCTTATCCCTGAAACAGGCACTGGTACCTGCGATCAGGCTCGCCCGGGAAGGCTTTGTCGTTCCGCAACGCTTCAGCGAAGGCCTTGAGCAGGCGCGAGAACGGCTTCAGCGCTGGCCCGCAACTCTTGAGACCTTTTACAAAGAGGACGGTTCCGCCTGGCAAGCCGGCGAGCGCTTCCGTCAGCCGGAACTGGCAAATACTCTACAACGCATTGCAGATAAGGGCGTAAAAGGCTTTTACCAAGGTGAAACCGCACAGCTGATGGTTGAGGAGATGGAGAGACACGGAGGCCTCATAACCCGACAGGATCTTGAAGACTACCAACCGGTTGTGCGTGCTCCGGTGCACGGAAATTACCGGGGTTACGATATCTACTCCATGTCACCGCCCTCTTCCGGCGGCACACACATTGTTCAGATACTGAACATTCTTGAAGGCTTTCCGATCCAGGAGTTGGGTCACAACTCCGCCGATACGATTCACTACATGGCGGAAGCCATGAAACTTGCCTATGCCGATCGCGCAGAATATCTGGGCGATACGGATTATGTAGACGTGCCGTTAAAGGGCCTGACCAGCAAGTCTTACGCTGAAGAACTGCGCCAGGGCATAAAGCAGGACAAGGCACGCCCTGCAGACGAGATTCACCCCGGCCAGCCAGCCGGCTACGAAAGCCCGGAAACCACGCACTTTTCGGTTGTCGATCAATGGGGCAATGCGGTATCGAACACCTACACCATCAACTTCAGCTACGGCTCGGGGATCACCGTGCAAGGCGCCGGCTTTCTACTCAATAACGAAATGGATGATTTCAGCGCCAAGCCGGGTATCCCCAATGCCTACGGTCTGATCGGCGGCGAGGCAAACAAGGTGGAACCCGGCAAACGCATGCTCAGCTCCATGTCGCCCACCATCGTTCGCAAAGGCGAGCGCAACTTTCTGGTAACCGGCAGCCCGGGAGGCTCGCGCATTATCACCACCACACTGCAGGTGATCATGAACGTGATCGATCACGGTATGAACATACAGACCGCCGTAAGCGCACCCCGAATCCATCACCAGTGGCTTCCGGACGAAATCCGCATCGAGCAGGGTATCAGCGCGGACACCGTGCATTTGCTGGAAAGCCGCGGCCACAAAGTGGTGACCAATTCAGCCATGGGGGCCATTCAGAGCATAATGATAGGAGAAGACGGCACCCTGTACGGCGGCGCAGATCCGAGACGCAGCACCTCCTCGGCCATGGGCTACTGA